GCCGGCGGGCGGGTGCTGCGCATCGAGCGGCTGCGGATGGCCAACGGCGAGCCGATGGCCATCGAGACGACCCATCTTTCGGCGAAGCGCTACCCGGCCCTGCGCCGGTCACTGGCCAAGTACACCTCGCTGTACACCGCCCTCGCCGAGGTCTACGACGTCCATCTCGCCGAGGCCGAGGAGACCATCGAGACCTCGCTGGCCACGCCCCGCGAGGCGGGCCTGCTCGGCACCGATGTGGGGCTGCCGATGCTGATGCTGTCCCGCCACTCGCTGGACCGGGCGGGCCTGCCGGTGGAGTGGGTGCGGTCGGTGTACCGGGGTGACCGGTACAAGTTCGTGGCGCGGCTGAAGCGGCCCGCCGAGTAGAGGGTCTGTGGAGGGCCTTCCGCTGGGCTTATCCGTCACTTACATTGCCTGCGCATTACATCTGTGATCAAGGCGATCGAGTGAGGGGCGGAGCCGCCGATGTCAGAGACCCCGGAAGTGACCAAGGGGCCGGTGGTGACGCCGTTGCGCGTCGCCATCGGCCTCTGCCTGTTCGCGCCCTTCGTGGCGATGCTGTGGGTGGGTTCGTACGCGAAGGTGGATCCGGCGTTCATCGGGATCCCCTTCTTCTACTGGTACCAGATGCTGTGGGTGCTGATCTCCACCGTGCTCACCGTGGTCGCGTACAAGCTGTGGCAGCTCGACCAGCGCGGTCGTGCGGGCTCCT
The window above is part of the Streptomyces sp. NBC_00425 genome. Proteins encoded here:
- a CDS encoding DUF3311 domain-containing protein; translation: MSETPEVTKGPVVTPLRVAIGLCLFAPFVAMLWVGSYAKVDPAFIGIPFFYWYQMLWVLISTVLTVVAYKLWQLDQRGRAGSSSAKGGASR